The Halobacteriovorax sp. DA5 genome segment GATAAACGCATATATTTTAAATAGTAATATCATTAGCTAAGCTCTTTATTTTTGAATACGTATGCATTTATAAAAGAAAGCACTAAAATATAAGCAAGCCCATATAAATAACTATTCATGATATTTTGATTTGACACAAGATTTGAATTAAATACGAATGGCTTATAATTTAATAAGTTTAAATCTGGGAGTACTGCTTTATATATTCGCAGTATTAGTTCAAGTCCTTCTCTATCCTTTACAAAAGATAAACTTGAAATATGAGTTATTGCATGTCCAACAAAATAAATAACGACAGTATTGATAACACTTAGTGCACGTGAAGTTATTAAACTAAAGAAAAGCACAATCAAGAAAAGTAAAATTGACTCTAATATTCCTAGGAATAGTGAATTAATTATAACTCCATCAAGAGCACCACCACGTAATAAGTAAACTATTAACGAAGTTCCAAATATTACAAATGAGCTTAAAACAAGAATTGACGAGACTCCTAAGATTTTACCAAGTAAAAACTTAACTCTCGAAATAGGTCGAGACAAGGTTATATATATAGTTCGCGATTCAATTTCATCTGACAAAACATTTACACCAACAAAAATTGCAAGAATATTTGCTGCCAATGAAGCTCCCCCTAAACCAAAGTCTATTGAAATTCTTAAAACGTTTCCATAAGAGAATTCTGAAGTTATATAACTTAAAGTTAAGATAAAAAGAGCAATCCAAAAAGTAAGATAGAGCACTCTACTCTTAACAATATCTTTAAATGTAAACTTTGCGATTGTTAATATATTCTTCATTTGTTTAACCGATACACTATTTCTTCTAACGACGAGCTTTCTCTATTTAGTTTTAAAACATTTGATCCAGCTTCAATTAATTCTAAGATTTTTTGATCTTTCAGATCTTCATCTACCACTAATTCATGATCCTTATCTCCATCATTGTACTTAATGATAAATTTATTACTTGTATTTTGTGATACTAATTCTTTAATCGTCCCGTTATAAATGATCTTACCACTCTCTAGAACAACAACATCGTGGCAAACTTCTTCGACATCATTCACAATATGTGAAGAAAAGAATACACCAACACCCTCTTCATTAACCTCTTTAATAACGTCTTTAAATTCTTTACGTCCGATTGGATCTAAGCCTGAAAGTGGCTCATCTAATATAATAAGTCTTGGATTATGTAAAAGTACTGAGACAAAACCTAGTCGTTGTAACATCCCTTTAGAATAGCCTTTAATCTTCCTGTCTAAAGCGAATTTAATCTCTAACTTAGTCGCCCATTTTTCAATATTTTTCTCAATCTCTTCGTTCTCAATTTCTTGTAGTTCTCCACAATAGGTTAAGAACTCATAACCTGTTAAATTCTGATAATAGTATGGTCGCTCTGGCATATAACCAATTAACTTTCTTACCTCATCTTCAGTCCAATCAATATTCAAAATTTTAACCGAACCAGTGTTCGGCTTAATGAATCCAAGAATAATTTTGATTAGAGTTGTTTTTCCTGCACCATTAGCACCAAGAAAACCAACGATTCGTCCAGCATTCAGTTCAAAAGTTACATCTTGTAATGCTAAAAAATCTTTATTCCAAAAATCTTTCTTAAATGATTTTGATATATTTTCACAAATTAACATAGAAGCCTTTTTATTTTTTTTAATATTAGTATAATCAGATATGCTCATGAAGAAAACACAACTTACAAATAAATTGATTCCTTTGATCCTATTCATACTTTTAATAGGTATTAACTATAATCTCTCATTTAAAAAACCAGTTAATCCTGAGTTATTTACTACTTTAAATAGTGATTTTATAAAAATTGTTTCATTTGGAAACTACCGTTTTATTTCAAGCTACTATTGGACAAAAACGCTTCTTGACGCTGATATTGAACACGTAAAGAACCAAGAGAAGTCATGGCTATATTATAGGTTTAAACTAATTGCTGATTTAGATAGAGAGTTTTACGAAAATTATCTTCATGGTGGTATCTACTTATCAATCATTAAAGATGATATTTTGGGAGCGGAGATAATATTCAATAGAGGTTTACAGGTTTTTCCTAACGATTACAGACTTATGTACAATGCCGCCTTTAACTATCACTTTCAACTCAAAGATTACGACAATTCCCTATTAATGTATCAAAAGATTCAAAAGACACCTTATGCTGTAAACTTTGTAATTCTCCCAAGATTAATTGAAGAGGCTAAGAATAAACGTAAGTCTAAACAGTCTCACCTCCAACTCCTTCAATTACAATTGAATAGAACTAAAGATATAAAAGAACGAGAAGTTTTAATTAAGAAAATAGAAGAAATAAAAAAGGCCTCAAATTAATGAGGCCTTCTATTTTCAAGATTATTAAATTAAAGATTAGTAACCTTTATTAATCTCTCTAAGTACTTTGTCTTGGTCAATTGCCCATTTACTAGCTCTAGCAGTTGTAATGTTATCTGTATCAATATAGCCAATTGCTCCAGCTACAAAGTAACCACCTTGAGCATCAACACCTGGAGCAGTTTGTGAACCATTCCCCATGTTTGAAACAGCGATCGTAGAAATGTTAGCAACAGTTGTTCTCTGTCCACCAACCTTCTTAAATGCAGGTGCTCCAAATTCGATATTCTGACAAGTTCCGCCGTTATCTCTAACAATTTGGTTTGGTGTCGAGTTAGCAGCACTAAATCCGATTGAATAATAGTTACTTCCACTAGTTGGAGTAGATGAATCCCATGCACCATTTGGAGATACATAACCAGCATCACCTAAACATGTACCGAAGGCATCATAATCAGTTTGGATAGCTGTCATCGCTGAGTAAATTGAAGCTAACTGAAGTTTCGCTTCAGAAGTTTTCGTTTTCGCTTGATACTTTTTAAAGTTTGGAATTGCTACCGCAGATAGAATCCCGATGATGGCAACAACGACCATCAACTCAACTAGGGTAAACCCTTTTGAGTTTTTCAACTCGTTCGTAAATTTCATGTCTTTTCTCCTCGTTAATCTAATTTAGATAGATTAATTTAAATAACTTTAAGAACTTAGCTAAAATTAAGATTTAACCAGCCCTATAACTACTTTACGGCATATTTAAGTTAAAAATTAAATCCCAATAATATCAATGCCTTATCTTAAAACAATAAATAATTTTAACTACTTTTTTGCCTCTAATCTTAGTCAATTTAAGTATTTATGCCCCCGCTGACATGAACATTGGTAAGTAAATTGCTATAAGAACACCACCAATAATTCCACCAAGAACGACAAGAACTAAAGGTTCTAGCATTTTTGTTGCTGCAGTAATTGCATCATTAACTTCATCTTCAAAAACAACAGAGATCTTTGCCAGCATTTGATCAATGGCCCCTGTTGACTCACCAACCTTAATCATCTGAGCAACCATTTCTGGAAAGTAGTCAATCTTAGTTAATGGTTCAGTAAGAGTTTTACCTTCAATAACTTTCTTTCTTACTTCTTTGATATCACCAGAGATAACACTATTATCAATTGTTTCAACACAAATTTCTAAGGCATCGATGAGTGCTACACCTGAACCAAGCAGTGTTGAAAGAGTTCTTGAAAACTGAGCTAAACTCCCCTTAATAATAACAATACCAAAGCCTGGTACACTCATTGAAAACTTATCAAATACAATTTTTCCTTGAGGTGTTTTTATGAAGTAAGTTAGAAAAATTAATAAAGCTATTCCACCTAGGATCATCTTGCCAGAGTATTCACCAAAAAATTCTGAAGTATCAATTACAAATTGAGTAATCCAAGGGAGCTCTTGTCCAGTGTCCGCAAGCATTCCAGTAAACTGAGGCACAACATAAGTAATTAGTCCCCAAACTACTAAAGCACCAATACCTGAAACAATTAATGGATAACTCATAGCTGATTTAATTTGTTTTTTAATCTTCTCTTGCTTTTCTAAGTGCTCTGTTAGTTTAGAAAGAATCTCATCTAGAATCCCTCCAACCTCTCCGGCCTTAACAAGGTTACAGTAAAGGTTATCAAAGCCTTGTTGCTTACGCATACTTTCGGCTAGCGTATTACCTTCTGAAACATCAGTCGCAATATTTTTAACAGCATTCTTTAAAGAAGGATTTTTCTCTGATTTATAAATAATCTCAAGCGCCAAAATAATAGGTACACCTGCATTGATCATAATAGACAATTGCTTTGTAAAGTTCATAAGCTCGGCTGCACCGAAAGCAGAACCAATACCTTTTTCAATTAACCATGTGTTAATATCAAATTCTAAGATCGAAGGTGGAATAATTTTACGTACACGATTTCCTTGGGCGCGAAGTCTTTTCTTAGCGTCCTTCTCATCATTGGCCTGTATTTGACCGTTGGTCTTCTTTCCGTTTTTATCTAGTCCTTCCCATTTATAAATTGGCATATCTTACTCTATCTCTCCTTAAGACCTAGTTGCGGCCCAAGTTCTTCCGGATTCGTTGAATACGACATTGCTGTCTCTGCATCAATTGCCCCTGAATCAACATGTTTTTTAATTGACTGATTCATTGTCGTCATACCAGTCTTATCTTGACCAATCTGCATCTGAGAATAAATTTGATGCATCTTATCTTCACGAATTAGATTTCTAATTGCCGGTGTAGGTCTTAGAATTTCTAAACAAGCGACACGTCCTGGTTCATGTGTCTTAGGTAAAAGCTGTTGTGAAACAACACCTTGTAAAACAAATGAAAGAAGCGTTCTAACTTGATCCTGTTGATCTGAAGGGAATACGTTAACGAGACGGTTAATTGTTTGCACACATGAGTTAGTGTGTAGTGTTCCAAAAACCAAGTGTCCTGTTTCCGCAATCGTTAGAGCGGCTTCAATTGTCTCAACGTCTCTCATCTCCCCGACAAGAACAATATCCAGATCTTGTCTTAAGAGACCTTTTAAAGCATTTTCAAATGAATGAGTATCTCGTCCAATTTCACGTTGGTTTACAATACTCGTTTTGTGAGGATGGACGAATTCAACAGGATCTTCCAGTGTCACAATATGCGCAGGCTCCATTTCATTTAATCGATTTATAAGAGCTGCAAGAGTCGTCGACTTACCAGAACCAGTAGGCCCAGTAACTAGAAATAAACCATTTGAAACATCAGTCATTTCCATTAAAACATTTGGTAAGTTAAGTGCTTTAAAGTCAGGAACAGCACTTGGAATCAAACGAAATACTGCCGCAACTCCACCTTTAGAATAAAAAATATTTGCTCTAAAACGTGCTAGGCCTTTTATCCCAAATGCAAGGTCTAGCTCTAAATTCTTTTCAAACTCATTTCTCTGTTCTTCAGAAAGAATTTGATAGATAAGTGATTTACTTGAGGATGCATCAAGGGCCGGTAGTTTAACTCTTACAATATCCCCGTTGACTCTCATTGCAGGAGCTGTACCAGGAGTTAAGTGCAAATCGGATCCACCATTATCAACCATCAGCTTAAATAACTGTTGAATCTTCAAAGACTCCGCACTCGTGATAGCACCTGTTTTTGTTTCGGTTTTAGTTTTTGTTTGCGTATTATCGCTACTCATCTATATCACCCATTTATATTTTTATAATTTATCAACACTTGAGTTTTTAATTGCTTCCGCTAAAGTTGTGACACCCTCTGCAACCTTGGTTAATGCAGACATTCTTAGAGTTTTCATACCGTCAGCTATAGCCTGTTTTTTCAAATCATCAGAAGAACAATGCTTTAAAACGAGGTCCCTTGCAGCAGGAGTCATTTCTAGAACTTCATAGATTGCGACACGGCCCTTATATCCAGACCCATCACAAAACTCACAACCTGTACCATGATAGACTTTTAAGTTCTTTGCAGAATTAGGAGTAACTCCACATGCAACAATCTGATCAACAGTTACGCTTTCATCTATAGTCTTACAATTTTCACAAATCTTTCTACATAACCTTTGTGCAACAACAACATTCAACGCACCAGTTACAAGAAATGGTTCAATTCCCATATTTAACAATCGAGTTACCGTTGAAGGCGCATCATTCGTGTGAAGCGTAGAAAGAACCATGTGGCCAGTAAGAGCGGCCTCAATAGCAATCTCTCCAACTTCTTGATCTCTA includes the following:
- a CDS encoding ABC transporter permease produces the protein MKNILTIAKFTFKDIVKSRVLYLTFWIALFILTLSYITSEFSYGNVLRISIDFGLGGASLAANILAIFVGVNVLSDEIESRTIYITLSRPISRVKFLLGKILGVSSILVLSSFVIFGTSLIVYLLRGGALDGVIINSLFLGILESILLFLIVLFFSLITSRALSVINTVVIYFVGHAITHISSLSFVKDREGLELILRIYKAVLPDLNLLNYKPFVFNSNLVSNQNIMNSYLYGLAYILVLSFINAYVFKNKELS
- a CDS encoding ABC transporter ATP-binding protein, whose amino-acid sequence is MLICENISKSFKKDFWNKDFLALQDVTFELNAGRIVGFLGANGAGKTTLIKIILGFIKPNTGSVKILNIDWTEDEVRKLIGYMPERPYYYQNLTGYEFLTYCGELQEIENEEIEKNIEKWATKLEIKFALDRKIKGYSKGMLQRLGFVSVLLHNPRLIILDEPLSGLDPIGRKEFKDVIKEVNEEGVGVFFSSHIVNDVEEVCHDVVVLESGKIIYNGTIKELVSQNTSNKFIIKYNDGDKDHELVVDEDLKDQKILELIEAGSNVLKLNRESSSLEEIVYRLNK
- a CDS encoding type IV pilin protein, with the translated sequence MKFTNELKNSKGFTLVELMVVVAIIGILSAVAIPNFKKYQAKTKTSEAKLQLASIYSAMTAIQTDYDAFGTCLGDAGYVSPNGAWDSSTPTSGSNYYSIGFSAANSTPNQIVRDNGGTCQNIEFGAPAFKKVGGQRTTVANISTIAVSNMGNGSQTAPGVDAQGGYFVAGAIGYIDTDNITTARASKWAIDQDKVLREINKGY
- a CDS encoding type II secretion system F family protein → MPIYKWEGLDKNGKKTNGQIQANDEKDAKKRLRAQGNRVRKIIPPSILEFDINTWLIEKGIGSAFGAAELMNFTKQLSIMINAGVPIILALEIIYKSEKNPSLKNAVKNIATDVSEGNTLAESMRKQQGFDNLYCNLVKAGEVGGILDEILSKLTEHLEKQEKIKKQIKSAMSYPLIVSGIGALVVWGLITYVVPQFTGMLADTGQELPWITQFVIDTSEFFGEYSGKMILGGIALLIFLTYFIKTPQGKIVFDKFSMSVPGFGIVIIKGSLAQFSRTLSTLLGSGVALIDALEICVETIDNSVISGDIKEVRKKVIEGKTLTEPLTKIDYFPEMVAQMIKVGESTGAIDQMLAKISVVFEDEVNDAITAATKMLEPLVLVVLGGIIGGVLIAIYLPMFMSAGA
- a CDS encoding type IV pilus twitching motility protein PilT, translating into MSSDNTQTKTKTETKTGAITSAESLKIQQLFKLMVDNGGSDLHLTPGTAPAMRVNGDIVRVKLPALDASSSKSLIYQILSEEQRNEFEKNLELDLAFGIKGLARFRANIFYSKGGVAAVFRLIPSAVPDFKALNLPNVLMEMTDVSNGLFLVTGPTGSGKSTTLAALINRLNEMEPAHIVTLEDPVEFVHPHKTSIVNQREIGRDTHSFENALKGLLRQDLDIVLVGEMRDVETIEAALTIAETGHLVFGTLHTNSCVQTINRLVNVFPSDQQDQVRTLLSFVLQGVVSQQLLPKTHEPGRVACLEILRPTPAIRNLIREDKMHQIYSQMQIGQDKTGMTTMNQSIKKHVDSGAIDAETAMSYSTNPEELGPQLGLKER